In Rosa chinensis cultivar Old Blush chromosome 1, RchiOBHm-V2, whole genome shotgun sequence, a genomic segment contains:
- the LOC112186184 gene encoding cyclic nucleotide-gated ion channel 1 isoform X1 has translation MDQTYIGFFTLHPCFSSDPKAFDAGIYFYALQSNVVSPSHPLLQRVFQSFWWALRNMSSFGSNLCSSMDTLEILFSVMISATGMALFLVYLNAMVQESKERSNKRMLKEKKQLMKPDVDLWLSKYYPSKDNEKMVTREKNENLKAAIMENIHKLRENSDLDVQNILGILPIKDKQSIMSFLFSASLKKEPVFQTIHKKVLKAICQHLVPLTYTEDSYIVQEGKPLGKMLLFIQGTAVTYSHGETSSDSSSNKWLEKGDFYGDELLNWAFKSPLFSDLPISTTNVVAQEKVEAFAIRAKDLKSICFKFWWLFNREVNASQLEQWKHLAASSIQTTWRHRQVKIRLAASYVQPNSCLHHRAKPIGPTHWNRIVVDECIH, from the exons CTGATCCAAAGGCGTTCGACGCTGGCATATATTTTTACGCTCTGCAATCTAATGTGGTTAGTCCATCGCATCCTCTCTTACAAAGAGTATTCCAGTCTTTTTGGTGGGCTCTACGAAATATGAG TTCTTTTGGCTCAAATCTATGTAGCAGTATGGATACGTTGGAAATCTTATTTTCTGTTATGATATCTGCAACTGGCATGGCACTGTTTTTAGTATATCTCAATGCAATGGTGCAG GAGTCGAAAGAAAGGTCAAATAAGCGTATGTTGAAAGAGAAGAAGCAATTGATGAAACCAGATGTCGATCTGTGGTTATCTAAATACTACCCCTCCAAGGATAACGAAAAAATGGTGAccagagagaaaaatgaaaatttaaagGCAGCGATCATGGAAAACATACACAAACTCAGAGAAAACAGTGATCTTGATGTGCAAAATATCCTTGGTATTCTTCCCATAAAAGACAAACAAAGCATCATGTCTTTTCTCTTCTCAGCTTCATTGAAGAAG GAGCCagtgtttcaaaccatacataAAAAGGTGCTAAAAGCAATTTGTCAACATCTTGTGCCATTGACCTACACTGAAGATAGCTATATTGTCCAAGAAGGGAAACCACTTGGGAAGATGCTCCTATTCATTCAAGGCACTGCAGTAACCTACTCCCATGGTGAAACCAGCAGTGACTCCTCAAGCAACAAGTGGCTTGAAAAAGGAGATTTTTATGGCGATGAACTCCTAAATTGGGCATTCAAATCTCCCTTGTTTTCTGACTTACCTATCTCGACTACGAATGTCGTCGCCCAAGAAAAGGTTGAAGCATTTGCTATTAGAGCCAAAGACTTGAAGAGTATTTGCTTTAAATTCTGGTGGCTTTTTAATAGAGAAGTAAATGCCTCTCAATTGGAGCAGTGGAAGCATTTGGCAGCATCTTCCATACAAACAACTTGGCGCCATCGTCAAGTAAAGATCCGTTTGGCAGCGTCTTATGTACAACCAAACAGTTGCCTCCATCATCGTGCAAAGCCTATAGGCCCAACTCACTGGAACAGAATTGTCGTAGATGAATGCATACATTAG